In the Helianthus annuus cultivar XRQ/B chromosome 11, HanXRQr2.0-SUNRISE, whole genome shotgun sequence genome, one interval contains:
- the LOC110890439 gene encoding root allergen protein, with product MEVSMEVEVASSLSSEKLFKLYNNYHTIAPKVDPQSFKSITVIQGDGGVGSIISTVYGDGSTSKHTVDAIDTSNHLISYTYFEADVFKGIIEKTTHHIKFSPSPNGGAIYKRTVIFKCIGDAKLSDEAMNISKETIKNIFKRMESYAIAHPEDF from the exons ATGGAGGTTTCTATGGAGGTAGAGGTCGCTTCTTCACTCTCTTCCGAAAAACTTTTCAAGCTCTATAATAACTACCACACCATCGCACCCAAGGTCGATCCTCAATCTTTCAAATCCATTACTGTTATACAAGGTGATGGTGGTGTTGGAAGTATCATCAGCACTGTGTATGGTGACG GCTCAACTTCAAAACACACGGTGGATGCCATTGATACAAGCAACCATCTTATCAGCTACACGTACTTTGAAGCGGATGTCTTTAAGGGTATTATAGAGAAAACCACTCATCATATTAAGTTCTCACCTTCTCCTAATGGAGGAGCTATATACAAACGTACAGTCATATTTAAGTGCATCGGTGATGCTAAGCTAAGCGATGAGGCTATGAACATTTCCAAAGAAACAATAAAGAATATTTTCAAGAGGATGGAGTCTTATGCTATTGCTCATCCTGAAGATTTCTAA